A single window of Nakaseomyces glabratus chromosome G, complete sequence DNA harbors:
- the MPS3 gene encoding Mps3p (CAGL0G06864g~Protein of unknown function) — MTVEESGVKDVYKEMLMRKVERNEVPQAEEYSRFKESILDGKDYGDEDEDSDGDYDAGETGSADIAFREDDDELTESDSDDDIDVGNESFVLRDKFSSSDELAQEDVDEDSYSYDMQGQELDSEVDGDDEELLYWDQQRKFNVVTRIILVVCSALFVYCIMTGNLTSTSNNVVLSPSTSANLQKQINHLYSEFSQSEQKHVQELDRTLKVVVAQFEKNIKKLIPKNIKNLQTQVENLNERFNKILNMGSSPNQNQITVTNITQWQQSILSTLNITLPTKIPVVVNNSSQMLIIPEMHKYISDILNDIVHASEPFINVNNNGTGVKNSLGYDLNKYVKEVLSNEFQYVDKKFFLQELNRNLQLNKHEILEEVAGRLSHIEDKYGANANRRQLVPEQYSTILLKNLVKEIYNTNHYRWEDDLDFATAAQGARLVKHLTSSTYNYKNGNGITPLELLSDSSLSRGSTYWQCVDSKSCSWTIRFNNPIYLTRLSYFHGRFTNNLHMMTSAPKSIAVYVKLAKSNPAPLEKTLKDLASENVGKDNTFKKDSSYILISNYEYDIHDRRIRQDFPLPDWYIQLKPLIRSIAFVVNQNNGNSEFTSLRKYVINGVTASDLKIIDSNEFTINRDQIPEFSEHHAQIHPKPPSPKTNNIKAFGQDELDI; from the coding sequence ATGACAGTGGAAGAATCCGGAGTGAAGGATGTGTACAAGGAGATGCTGATGCGTAAAGTTGAGCGGAATGAAGTGCCGCAGGCGGAGGAGTACAGCCGGTTTAAGGAGTCTATTCTGGACGGGAAGGACTACGGGGACGAGGACGAGGACTCAGATGGCGACTACGATGCTGGAGAAACTGGATCGGCAGATATAGCGTTCCGCGAGGATGACGATGAGCTAACTGAGAGTGATAGCGACGACGATATCGATGTAGGAAATGAAAGCTTTGTGCTCAGAGATAAGTTCTCATCCAGCGACGAGCTGGCACAGGAAGATGTTGATGAGGATAGTTACAGCTATGATATGCAGGGTCAAGAGCTAGACTCTGAGGTTGACGGCGATGACGAAGAGCTGCTTTACTGGGATCAACAACGAAAATTCAATGTTGTGACGAGAATAATTCTTGTGGTATGCTCGGCTCTATTCGTGTATTGCATAATGACTGGTAATTTAACGTCCACCTCCAATAACGTGGTGCTTTCACCATCCACAAGTGCGAACTTACAAAAACAGATAAATCATCTTTACAGTGAGTTCAGCCAAAGTGAACAGAAACATGTACAAGAACTCGATAGAACGTTGAAAGTTGTTGTGGcacaatttgaaaagaatatcaaaaaactgattccaaaaaatattaaaaatctACAAACGCAGGTGGAGAACTTGAACGAAAGATTTAACAAAATTCTAAACATGGGGTCTAGTCCgaaccagaaccagatCACAGTAACAAATATAACTCAATGGCAGCAAAGTATTCTGTCGACATTGAATATCACCTTACCTACAAAAATACCAGTAGTGGTCAATAACTCATCCCAAATGCTCATAATTCCCGAGATgcataaatatatatcgGATATACTAAATGATATTGTCCATGCATCAGAACCATTCATTAATGTGAATAATAACGGTACTGGAGTAAAAAATTCCCTTGGATATGATTTGAATAAGTATGTTAAAGAGGTCTTAAGCAATGAATTCCAATACGTTGAcaaaaaattctttctGCAAGAACTGAACAGAAACTTACAATTGAATAAACATGAAATTCTGGAGGAAGTCGCAGGTAGGCTAAGCCATATTGAGGATAAATATGGTGCCAATGCAAACAGAAGGCAATTGGTGCCGGAACAGTATAGTACAATTCTACTCAAGAATCTTGTCAAGGAAATTTACAATACTAATCACTATAGATGGGAAGATGACCTCGATTTCGCTACTGCTGCACAAGGAGCCAGACTGGTAAAACACTTAACATCTTCAACTTACAATTATAAAAACGGAAATGGTATTACACCTTTGGAACTGCTGTCAGATTCATCTTTGAGCCGTGGCTCAACCTATTGGCAGTGTGTTGATTCTAAAAGTTGTTCATGGACTATTAGATTCAATAACCCAATTTACTTAACAAGATTATCATACTTCCACGGCAGATTCACCAATAACCTTCATATGATGACATCGGCACCAAAATCCATTGCTGTTTATGTAAAACTAGCCAAAAGTAATCCGGCCCCATTAGAaaaaactttgaaagaCCTCGCAAGTGAGAATGTGGGGAAAGACAATACATTTAAAAAGGACTCTAGctatattttgatttccaACTATGAATATGATATTCATGACCGAAGAATAAGACAGGATTTCCCCCTTCCTGATTGGTATATCCAACTAAAACCACTAATTAGATCGATTGCATTTGTAGTAAATCAGAATAATGGCAATAGTGAGTTTACATCGTTAAGAAAGTATGTTATAAATGGCGTTACAGCTTCAGATCTAAAAATCATTGACTCCAATGAATTCACTATAAACAGAGATCAAATCCCCGAATTTAGTGAACACCACGCACAGATACACCCTAAGCCTCCATCTCCAAAaactaataatataaagGCTTTTGGGCAGGATGAACTAGACATTTAA
- the TPH3 gene encoding Tph3p (CAGL0G06886g~Protein of unknown function) produces MKFSLSSFKNKSSSSSDASSSDPSDNSVPQAPPSRKLSERLSFPSTSEIGSQIKSRRKSSHHKIDLDFMKIPPKALEALKPLTALLASQETKRYFYWSYDPQYDDMWTVTTADSTEKVSIIEIKGTSFTIETQETSRVLDVDLTGGVILRVESDETGSQLFFNDGEVTLSNRSIHNVNILYRTALLAIFERFSILKALTGALIAQIGLRMSDINLILNSHFSFKDWCDVYLEEQGGWVRLWCHVDGVEKKGKPPSQNQSNGTEKKKSSLNVFGKNNNSDQAGTATKSSKKGGYKIKFYKDNKSLNSKNMVCFISSESNEIQDLFFYGTNENDALNRNDYGESFLDSNLNMIKIIGEVSFSNTANSPYQEPNATFSKSGSSGFLNGQLRQLSRSSRNMSVSSEASSNEDSQLTSPKMRTGFFTSPKLGGNTSPVVGKHQRTASTASKKSSKSLPQNFAIKKRSLLIRPVEHEGVKQLETLIRFIVPLMNCLGMYGRPHHFSTDKADPNSLMYGLPRLPIIDYFARKETRQLLQQGPQDQSLMLESETSAVAMKWLTQELKNFSKQNSNRENTLTFTKITDIYPTITTQSKTQSQSQIDANAPVEEQAMQQNLPSEPENGQYEHFQDTSEFQPANNLPTNGMSYDNNYVQDQYVQDQMVQDHMQAEAEQMQAGIDMGLDFDMAMITESIRNTNVEDYK; encoded by the coding sequence ATGAAGTTTTCTTTGagttctttcaagaacaaatCATCCTCATCTAGTGATGCATCTTCGAGCGATCCAAGTGATAATAGTGTTCCTCAAGCGCCACCATCCAGGAAACTGAGTGAGCGTTTAAGTTTTCCATCGACAAGCGAAATCGGGTCCCAAATAAAGAGCAGAAGGAAAAGTTCACATCACAAAATTGACCTCGATTTTATGAAGATCCCACCAAAGGCATTAGAGGCCCTAAAACCCTTAACTGCCTTACTAGCAAGCCAAGAGACCAAGAGATATTTTTACTGGTCATATGATCCCCAATATGACGATATGTGGACCGTAACCACAGCTGATTCAACTGAGAAAGTTTCTataattgaaataaaaggTACATCTTTCACAATTGAGACACAAGAAACGTCCAGAGTACTAGACGTTGATCTTACAGGGGGAGTTATCTTGAGAGTCGAATCTGATGAAACAGGCAGCCAGTTATTCTTTAATGATGGTGAAGTCACTTTGAGCAACCGTTCAATTCACAACgtgaatattttatatagaACTGCATTATTGGCTATCTTTGAAAGGTTTTCTATTCTCAAAGCTCTCACAGGTGCTCTTATTGCACAAATCGGTCTAAGAATGTCAGatataaatttgattttaaaTTCTCACTTCAGCTTTAAGGACTGGTGTGATGTTTACCTTGAGGAACAAGGTGGTTGGGTACGTCTCTGGTGTCATGTTGATGGcgttgaaaaaaaaggcaaGCCACCTTCTCAAAACCAATCAAATGGcactgaaaagaagaaaagtagTTTGAATGTATTCGGtaagaacaacaacagtGATCAAGCAGGTACTGCAACAAAATCATCTAAGAAGGGTGGGTACAAGATTAAGTTTTATAAGGATAATAAGTCattgaattcaaagaatATGGTTTGTTTCATTTCCTCTGAATCGAATGAAATTCAAGACCTCTTCTTTTATGgaacaaatgaaaatgatgcATTGAATAGAAATGACTATGGTGAATCCTTCCTAGATAGCAATTTAAACATGATTAAAATAATAGGTGAAGTGAGCTTTTCTAATACTGCCAACTCTCCATACCAGGAACCAAATGCCACTTTTTCTAAGAGTGGTAGTTCCGGGTTCTTGAACGGACAATTAAGACAATTGTCTAGATCAAGCCGTAATATGAGTGTAAGCAGTGAGGCCAGCTCAAATGAAGATTCTCAATTAACCTCACCAAAGATGAGAACTGGTTTTTTCACCTCTCCGAAGTTGGGAGGAAACACAAGCCCTGTTGTAGGCAAACACCAGAGAACAGCATCCACTGCTTCCAAGAAGTCGAGTAAATCTCTGCCACAAAATTTCGCAATCAAAAAGAGATCCTTACTTATTAGACCAGTCGAGCATGAAGGTGTTAAACAATTAGAGACGTTGATTCGTTTCATTGTACCATTGATGAACTGCCTAGGTATGTATGGTCGTCCTCACCATTTCTCTACCGATAAGGCTGATCCAAACTCTTTGATGTACGGCCTCCCAAGACTTCCAATTATAGATTATTTTGCGAGAAAGGAAACCAGACAACTGTTACAACAAGGACCACAAGATCAATCTTTGATGTTAGAATCCGAAACCTCAGCCGTGGCTATGAAATGGTTAACTCAAGAGTTAAAGAATTTCTCAAAGCAAAATTCTAACAGGGAAAATACTTTGACATTTACGAAGATCACCGATATTTATCCAACAATCACTACGCAATCCAAGACTCAGTCACAAAGCCAGATTGATGCCAATGCTCCCGTCGAGGAACAGGCCATGCAACAGAACTTGCCTAGTGAGCCTGAGAATGGCCAATATGAACATTTCCAGGACACGTCTGAATTCCAACCTGCCAATAACTTACCTACAAATGGCATGTCTTATGATAACAATTACGTGCAAGATCAATACGTTCAGGATCAAATGGTCCAGGATCATATGCAAGCAGAAGCAGAGCAAATGCAGGCAGGTATTGATATGGGACTCGACTTTGATATGGCAATGATCACTGAAAGCATCAGAAACACTAACGTTGAGGACTACAAATAA
- the CCT3 gene encoding chaperonin-containing T-complex subunit CCT3 (CAGL0G06908g~Ortholog(s) have chaperonin-containing T-complex, nucleus localization) — translation MQAPVVFMNTSQERTIGRQAQISNITAAKAVADVIRTCLGPKAMLKMLLDPMGGLTVTNDGHAILREIDVAHPAAKSMIELSRTQDEEVGDGTTSVIILAGEILAQCAPYLIEKNIHPVIIIQALKKALADALDVINEVSKPVDINNESAMKKLIQASIGTKYVNHWSEKMCELALKAVQIVRVDLGVTNSDDPSNRYEIDTKRYVRIEKIPGGDVLESKVLNGVLLNKDVVHPKMSRRIENPRVVLLDCPLEYKKGESQTNIEIQKEEDWNRILQIEEEQVQLMCEQILAVKPNLVITEKGVSDLAQHFLLKGGCSVLRRVKKTDNNRIARVTGATIVNRVEDLKESDVGTQCGIFKVELIGDEYFTFLDEAKDPKACTIMLRGGSKDILNEIDRNLQDAMAVARNVMLSPSLSPGGGATEMAVSVRLAEKAKQLEGIQQWPYQAVADAMECIPRTLIQNAGGNPIRTLSQLRAKHAQGNLTFGIDGDTGKVVDMVDYGIWEPEVIKQQSMKTAIESACLLLRVDDIVSGIRSPQEQ, via the coding sequence ATGCAAGCTCCAGTTGTTTTTATGAACACCTCTCAGGAGAGGACTATTGGCCGTCAAGCCCAGATATCTAATATTACTGCTGCCAAAGCAGTGGCTGATGTTATCAGGACATGTTTGGGCCCTAAGGCCATGTTGAAGATGTTGTTGGATCCAATGGGTGGTTTGACTGTCACCAATGATGGTCACGCAATCTTGAGGGAGATTGATGTTGCTCATCCAGCCGCAAAATCGATGATTGAGTTATCCAGAACTCAGGATGAAGAGGTCGGTGATGGTACAACTTCTGTCATTATACTTGCTGGTGAAATCCTAGCTCAATGTGCCCCTTATCTTATTGAAAAGAACATCCATCCAGTTATAATTATACAGGCTTTGAAGAAGGCTCTAGCAGATGCTTTGGATGTTATCAATGAAGTCAGCAAGCCTGTTGATATTAACAATGAGTCTGCTATGAAGAAACTGATCCAAGCCTCTATTGGTACCAAATACGTAAACCATTGGTCTGAGAAGATGTGCGAACTGGCTTTGAAGGCTGTGCAAATAGTTAGAGTTGACTTGGGTGTCACCAATAGCGATGATCCTTCAAACAGATACGAAATAGATACAAAGAGATATGTTAGAATAGAAAAGATTCCTGGTGGAGACGTCTTAGAGTCCAAGGTTCTCAACGGTGTTCTGCTGAACAAGGATGTCGTACATCCAAAGATGTCTAGAAGAATCGAGAACCCAAGAGTTGTGTTACTTGATTGCCCACTAGAGTACAAGAAGGGTGAATCACAAACAAACATCGAAATCCAGAAAGAAGAGGATTGGAACAGAATTCTACaaatagaagaagagcaagTTCAACTAATGTGTGAACAAATACTTGCCGTTAAACCAAACTTGGTTATTACCGAAAAAGGTGTTTCCGATTTAGCTCAACATTTCTTACTAAAAGGTGGTTGTAGTGTATTGAGAAGAGTAAAGAAGACTGACAATAACAGAATCGCCCGTGTAACCGGCGCTACAATTGTAAATCGTGTTGAAGACCTAAAAGAAAGCGATGTAGGTACCCAATGTGGTATTTTCAAGGTGGAACTAATTGGCGATGAGTACTTCACTTTCTTAGATGAAGCCAAAGATCCAAAAGCCTGTACAATTATGCTACGTGGTGGCTCTAAGGATATTCTAAATGAAATTGACCGTAATTTACAAGATGCTATGGCTGTCGCACGGAATGTGATGCTTTCGCCATCTCTTTCACCAGGTGGTGGTGCCACGGAAATGGCTGTATCCGTTAGACTTGCAGAAAAGGCTAAACAATTAGAAGGTATCCAACAATGGCCTTACCAAGCTGTTGCTGATGCAATGGAATGTATCCCAAGAACCTTAATCCAAAATGCTGGTGGTAACCCAATCAGAACTTTGTCACAACTAAGAGCTAAGCATGCTCAAGGTAACTTAACTTTCGGTATTGACGGTGATACTGGTAAGGTTGTTGATATGGTCGACTACGGTATTTGGGAACCAGAAGTTATAAAACAACAAAGTATGAAGACTGCAATTGAAAGTGCTTGCCTACTGTTAAGAGTTGACGATATTGTGAGCGGTATCAGATCTCCACAAGAGCAGTAA
- the MAD3 gene encoding Mad3p (CAGL0G06930g~Ortholog(s) have protein kinase activity), with protein MPAQKVTRFEDIEVEKENIAPLRHGRSAHRLVSALSQNDDEIKRIRASFESSLLVKIEDHDDPLVLYLDYIDWINHAFPQGGSSRSSGMLDVIERCITYFKDSERYRDDERYVKIWLWYMELFSDKYKSDCKDLFIFMLRNRIGSKVPLMYEELSSLLYELKEYKYAISVINLGLKECKYGNKSLVDKRQLLLEKLGDDAKVIDDSVEMLDGAERVILGKKQSELREKAKSNKTSDRETKMSSSIYTDSQDPEVHDEPLSCLRNWDIFEILHSRNKENRILAEPLILNELDRTFSGDQLKGGKKMILFQDNLGRSEPVYKLIKNNSGKLEKIDYNTNLLIYEGREICLEEILTMMKSNTQNNKRRREYDDSKNLHIKKQR; from the coding sequence ATGCCAGCTCAAAAAGTTACCAGGTTTGAGGATattgaagttgaaaaagaaaatatagcTCCTTTACGCCATGGAAGATCAGCTCATCGGCTTGTGTCTGCATTGAGCCAGAACGATGATGAGATCAAGAGAATACGGGCAAGCTTTGAATCATCATTGTTGGTTAAAATTGAGGATCATGACGATCCTTTGGTCCTTTATCTAGACTATATTGATTGGATTAATCATGCTTTTCCTCAAGGGGGTTCCTCAAGATCAAGTGGAATGCTGGACGTTATTGAACGGTGCATAACATACTTCAAGGATAGCGAAAGATATAGAGATGACGAAAGGTACGTGAAGATATGGCTGTGGTATATGGAGCTCTTTTCTGATAAGTATAAATCTGATTGTAAGGATCTGTTTATATTCATGCTTCGCAACAGAATAGGGAGTAAAGTGCCATTAATGTATGAAGAGCTGAGTTCACTTTTATATGAATTGAAAGAATACAAATATGCTATATCTGTTATTAATCTCGGATTAAAAGAATGTAAATATGGGAATAAATCATTAGTTGATAAGAGGCAATTGTTGCTCGAGAAACTTGGAGATGATGCTAAAGTTATCGATGATTCAGTAGAAATGCTAGATGGAGCTGAGCGAGTTATATTAGGTAAGAAGCAGTCAGAACTTAGAGAAAAGGCTAAATCTAATAAAACTTCAGATAGAGAAACTAAAATGAGTAGTTCGATTTACACAGATAGTCAAGATCCTGAAGTTCACGACGAGCCGTTGTCATGTTTACGAAATTGGGATATATTTGAGATCTTACATAGTAGAAACAAAGAGAACCGAATATTGGCAGAACCTCTAATATTAAATGAACTAGATAGGACTTTTAGTGGTGATCAATTGAAAGGAGGGAAGAAGATGATACTATTTCAAGATAATTTAGGGCGATCGGAACCTGTGTATAAGCTAATTAAGAATAACAGTggaaaattagaaaaaattgattaCAATACAAATTTACTCATATATGAAGGGAGGGAAATATGTTTGGAAGAGATATTGACTATGATGAAGAGTAACACtcaaaataacaaaaggCGGAGGGAATATGATGATTCAAAGAATTTGCATATAAAAAAGCAGCGGTAA
- the VTC4 gene encoding Vtc4p (CAGL0G06952g~Ortholog(s) have inositol hexakisphosphate binding, polyphosphate kinase activity) → MKFGEHLQRSLIRQYSYYYIAYDDLKNDLETQLRKNNGEWSQELETEFLESLETELDKVYSFCRVKQSELSRRVKEVQEQVSKTVRLIDSNNPPSELDFEILEEELSDVIADVHDLAKFSRLNYTGFQKIIKKHDKKTGFILKPIFQVRLDAKPFFKENYDELVVKISQMYDFVRTSGKPIKGDSAAGGKQQNFVRQTTKYWVHPDNITELKLIILKHLPVLVFNTNKEFEKEDSAITSIYYDNEDLDLYYGRLRKDEGAEAHRLRWYGGMSSDTIFVERKTHREDWTGEKSVKARFALKEKYVNDFMKGKYTVEQAFAKMRKEGKKSLKEIESLEALATEVQYVMLKKKLRPVVRSFYNRTAFQLPGDARVRISLDTELTMVREDNFDGIDRTKGNWRRTDIGVDWSFKQVADKDICRFPYAVLEVKLQTQFGQEPPEWVRELVRSHLVEPVPKFSKFIHGVATLLNDKVESIPFWLPQMDVDIRKPALPSHINITRPGQENEDDDDYDEDDEDDAALVAAMTENDRNAMDTEEMVGYGAVPSETEGHENHSPNRAYYQRQIRNSSNSISRKYYQILSTIDHYLNGDQISKIPKGTVFDTQIKAPPGKTICVPVRVEPKVYFATERTFLSWMSIAIILSGVSTSLLNYGTKTTMVASIGFFLTALITLVYTYIIYNMRVIYIREKWAVDYEDKIGPPLICGCLILSMIFSFYCNMI, encoded by the coding sequence ATGAAGTTCGGTGAGCACTTGCAGCGGTCCCTGATACGTCAGTACAGTTACTATTACATTGCCTATGATGATCTTAAGAATGATCTGGAGACTCAATTGAGGAAGAACAATGGTGAGTGGTCCCAGGAGCTGGAGACTGAGTTTTTGGAGTCACTGGAGACTGAGCTGGATAAAGTGTACAGCTTCTGTCGAGTGAAGCAATCTGAGCTGAGTAGGCGTGTCAAAGAAGTACAGGAGCAGGTATCAAAGACGGTGAGGCTGATTGACTCGAACAATCCACCATCTGAGTTGGATTTTGAGATCCTTGAAGAAGAGCTGAGCGATGTTATTGCTGATGTGCATGACTTGGCGAAGTTCTCCCGGTTGAATTATACAGGATTCCAAAAGATCATAAAAAAGCATGATAAGAAGACAGGTTTTATCTTGAAACCTATCTTTCAAGTTAGGCTTGATGCTAAACCTTTCTTTAAGGAAAACTACGATGAACTAGTTGTCAAGATTTCACAGATGTACGATTTTGTTAGGACCTCTGGTAAGCCAATTAAGGGTGATTCGGCTGCTGGTGGGAAACAACAAAACTTTGTGAGACAGACCACCAAGTATTGGGTTCACCCAGATAATATCACTGAATTGAAGTTGATTATCCTGAAGCACTTGCCAGTTCTAGTCTTCAACACTAATAAAGAATTTGAGAAGGAGGATTCTGCAATTACGTCTATTTACTACGATAACGAGGATTTAGATCTTTACTATGGTAGATTGAGAAAAGATGAAGGTGCAGAGGCACATCGGTTGAGATGGTACGGTGGTATGTCCTCTGATACTATATTTGTTGAGAGAAAGACACATAGAGAGGACTGGACTGGTGAAAAGTCTGTCAAAGCAAGATTTGCATTGAAGGAGAAGTATGTAAATGATTTTATGAAGGGTAAATACACAGTCGAACAGGCCTTTGCAAAGATGAGAAAAGAGGGTAAGAAGTCtctaaaagaaattgaaagtttGGAGGCTTTAGCTACTGAGGTTCAGTACGTGATgttaaagaagaagttgagaCCAGTAGTGAGGTCTTTTTATAATAGAACTGCTTTTCAATTGCCAGGTGATGCTAGAGTTCGTATTTCTTTGGATACAGAATTGACCATGGTTAGAGAAGACAACTTTGACGGGATTGATAGGACTAAGGGTAACTGGAGAAGAACTGATATTGGTGTAGATTGGTCATTTAAGCAAGTGGCAGATAAGGATATATGCAGATTCCCTTATGCAGTTTTAGAAGTTAAACTTCAGACCCAGTTTGGGCAAGAACCCCCTGAGTGGGTCCGAGAACTTGTACGTTCGCATTTAGTTGAGCCTGTACCTAAATTCTCTAAATTTATTCATGGTGTTGCCACATTATTGAATGACAAAGTTGAATCGATACCATTCTGGTTACCTCAAATGGACGTAGACATTAGAAAGCCTGCATTACCTTctcatataaatattacaagACCTGGTCAAGAaaatgaggatgatgatgactatgatgaagatgatgaggaCGATGCCGCACTAGTGGCGGCGATGACCGAAAATGATAGAAATGCGATGGACACAGAAGAAATGGTTGGTTATGGAGCAGTGCCTTCAGAAACAGAAGGTCACGAAAATCATTCGCCTAATCGTGCATATTACCAGAGACAGATTAGAAACTCAAGTAATTCGATTTCGAGGAAATACTATCAAATTCTATCTACAATTGACCATTACTTAAATGGTGATCAGATTTCTAAAATACCCAAGGGCACAGTCTTCGATACCCAGATAAAGGCACCACCTGGTAAAACCATTTGTGTCCCTGTTCGTGTTGAACCTAAAGTCTATTTTGCTACAGAAAGAACATTCTTGTCATGGATGTCTATAGCCATCATCCTATCAGGTGTCTCCACATCTTTATTGAACTACGGTACAAAAACAACTATGGTTGCCTCAATTGGTTTCTTCTTAACTGCTTTAATCACACTAGTTTACACATACATCATTTACAACATGAGGGTAATATATATCAGAGAGAAATGGGCTGTTGATTACGAGGATAAGATTGGACCACCATTAATTTGCGGTTGCTTGATTCTTTCAATGATTTTCTCGTTTTATTGTAATATGATTTAA
- the RPC17 gene encoding DNA-directed RNA polymerase III subunit RPC17 (CAGL0G06974g~Ortholog(s) have DNA-directed 5'-3' RNA polymerase activity, RNA polymerase III activity and role in tRNA transcription from RNA polymerase III promoter, transcription initiation from RNA polymerase III promoter), translating to MKVLETRDAFLSDYEVLQHLSKMERQYHWDDESIAEMSTKKRHMHRKRPYNNPALQRITRDVIDYLKMNKYDVAQEEEEDVKKMSPLCNLNDDKFTELVMRLNQYELFQAEKLQIVNQLPVQMVHLYAIVEECDTRFTQEQIDALLQLVAEYV from the coding sequence ATGAAGGTTCTGGAGACAAGAGATGCGTTTTTGTCAGATTATGAAGTGCTACAACATTTGTCGAAGATGGAGAGACAATACCATTGGGATGATGAGTCTATAGCGGAGATGAGCACGAAAAAAAGGCATATGCACCGCAAGAGACCTTACAACAACCCAGCACTGCAAAGGATTACGCGAGATGTGATAGATTACTTAAAGATGAACAAATACGACGTGGCACaggaggaagaagaagacgtTAAGAAGATGTCCCCACTCTGCAACCTCAATGACGATAAATTTACTGAACTTGTCATGAGACTTAACCAGTACGAGCTTTTTCAAGCAGAGAAATTACAGATAGTAAACCAGCTGCCTGTGCAAATGGTCCACCTATACGCCATAGTCGAGGAGTGTGACACCCGATTCACCCAGGAGCAAATTGACGCACTACTGCAACTAGTGGCAGAGTACGTGTGA
- a CDS encoding uncharacterized protein (CAGL0G06996g~Protein of unknown function), protein MSLRYNESLVHGDDKLPQIRASDVTCALGDIDLGSDPLVELKKWVVGVLSKVVGATEVESRTEVLPVVRTVISARSNGSDATAVFEERYNSVRSQGMRTLSIRSKALSLSPATKDLAGLPVISYAPLAKILCSEDTIELLDEVFKDRVRDQEFLYFTDTSSPNNSFNNLGPLQTKDGTQTTLPYTHKRTVSKGNTTIGTLFTAMQGPCYRHNPMRNNKRWRNREHRHINRIKQFFNRHFNFGQLKEVNLSEEQLPCEHEFKKSVPLRYSFL, encoded by the coding sequence ATGTCATTGCGGTACAACGAGTCACTGGTGCATGGTGATGATAAGTTGCCGCAGATCAGAGCCTCTGATGTTACCTGTGCCCTTGGGGATATTGACCTTGGTAGTGATCCGCTTGTGGAACTTAAGAAGTGGGTTGTAGGTGTGCTTTCTAAGGTTGTTGGAGCAACTGAGGTCGAGTCAAGAACTGAGGTACTACCCGTAGTGCGAACAGTTATATCTGCTCGCAGCAATGGGAGTGATGCCACTGCAGTATTTGAAGAACGGTACAACTCTGTGAGAAGTCAGGGCATGCGGACGTTAAGTATCCGGAGCAAAGCGTTATCGCTTTCACCAGCGACAAAGGATCTTGCCGGGCTACCGGTGATCTCATATGCACCTCTAGCCAAAATTTTGTGTTCTGAGGATACTATCGAATTACTCGATGAAGTTTTCAAAGATAGAGTACGTGATCAGgaatttttgtatttcaCGGACACATCTAGTCCCAATAACTCGTTTAATAATCTGGGACCGCTCCAAACTAAAGATGGTACTCAAACTACTTTACCATACACCCACAAACGCACTGTGTCTAAAGGAAATACTACTATTGGAACGCTATTCACGGCAATGCAAGGACCTTGTTACCGCCACAACCCAATGCGAAACAACAAGAGGTGGAGGAACAGAGAGCACAGACACATAAACAGGATCAAGCAATTCTTTAACCGTCATTTTAATTTTGGTCAGCTGAAAGAAGTAAACCTATCAGAAGAACAATTACCATGTGAACATGAATTTAAAAAGTCAGTACCATTGAGATACAGTTTTCtgtga